CGATGGGGTTGTTGCGGTGACGCCGGTGTTCACCGCGAGCATGTCGGGGCTGTTCAAGATGCTGTTTGATTCGCTCGATGTGGATTCGTTGCGGGGCGTGCCGGTGCTGGCGGCGGCGACGGCGGGGACGCCGCGGCATCAGCTGGTGATCGACCACGCGATGCGCCCGATGTTCGCCTACCTGCACGCCACAGTGGTCCCGACCGGTGTGTTCGCGGCGACCGAAGACTTCGGGACGGAAGCGGGGAAGGGCCTTGCCGGACGTATTGCGCAGGCAGCGGATGAGCTCACCCAAGCGATGCCGAGTTTCGGCAACACAGTTGCTGGTTTCACGGCAATGCAACAGCCAGCTGGGAAGCGCGGACGTCAACGGACATCCGGGAATGAGCTGACCCACGTGGTGGACTTCGCGACCCTGCTCGAGGGGCACGACGGTAACCCCAACGTCTAAGGCGTAACGGACGAACATCTAAGGCTTAACGACCGAGAGATTAACCTTCGGCACAAAAATTGTAGTTATTTCGCCAGACGGTGTGTGCCAGCCGGCGCCGGAAGGGTGGCGGCTGGGGCGGCCACCACGGCCGCTGGTGGCAGCGGTGCCGGAGGGCAGCGGTAGCGGAGGGCAGGGCGGCGCAACCGTGGGGGAGCGGGACGGGCGCACCGCAATGGAAACGGCCGCGAGAAATAACAGCACTAGTGATGCCGAAGGTTAAACCGTGCGGGCAGGGGCATCGAAATAGCAACACTGGTGTTGCCGAAGATGCAAATAGCAGCACTCACGTTGCTAAAGGTTATGTCAGTAGCTGCGCCGGGGGAACGTTATTTCAGCAATTACGTTGCCCAAGATTAAAACTGGGGACGTACAGTTGTGTTTCGTGAGCGAGAACCAAACCCCGAGCGAAAACAGCACCCCGAGCCAGAACAACAGCCCCGAAACACCTGAGCACGTCGTCGGTGTCGGCCCATGGGAAGGTCCCCACCCTAAAGGCGCCCACTGGGACCCCGAACTCCTCGCTCACGGCGACCGCCGCAACGTTCTCGACCAATACCGGTACTGGAAGCACGACGCGATCGTCGCCGACCTCAATTCTCGCCGCCACCCACTCCACATCGCCATCGAAAACTGGCAGCACGACTTCAATATCGGCACCGTGGTACGCAACGCCAACGCATTCAACGCGGCCGCCGTGCACATCGTAGGCCGCCGCCGCTGGAACCGCCGCGGCGCCATGGTCACCGACCGCTACATGACCGTCATGCACCACCCCACTGTTGAAGACTTCGTGACCTGGACCCGTCAAGAAAACATTCCGATCCTCGGGATCGACATCTTCCCCGACTCCGTCCAACTCGAAACCTACAGCCTCCCAGAACGATGCGTGCTCGTGTTCGGGCAAGAAGGACCCGGCCTCTCCGAAGAGATGCGCACCGCCGCGGTCGACACCCTCTCCATCGAACAATTCGGTTCAACCCGCTCCATCAACGCCGGAGTCGCCAGCGGTATCGCGATGCACGCCTGGATCCGCCAACACGTCTTCAACCAACATCCCTAACCGCCAACAACACCGCGGGTCGGTAGCATAGAGGAAGACGGCGGCACCGCCTACCAGCGGAACCGTTGCGTGCGCGCACGCTAGCCGGCACGCAAGACCACGCTGGCCTGCGCATCGCACGCCGAACCAGCCGCGCCAGCCCCTATATAGAAGGAGCCCACATGGGTGTTGCAACACCGGACCAGTACAACCAGATGCTCGACACCGCCAAAGCCGGCGGATTCGCTTACCCTGCGTTCAACGTGACCAGCTCCCAGACGGTTTCCGCGGCGCTCGCCGGTCTCGCGGAAGCAGGTTCTGACGGGATCCTGCAGATCTCCACCGGTGGCGCGCAGTACTTCTCCGGCTCCACCGTGAAGGACCGCATCGCAGGTTCCCTCGCTTTCGTCGCGTACGTGCGTGAGGTTGCGAAGAACTATCCGATCACCGTCGCGTTGCACACCGACCACGCGCCGCGTGAGCAGATCGATTCGTGGGTTATGCCGCTCATCGAAGCCTCCAAGGCAGAAGTTCAGGCCGGCCGTGACCCGCTGTTCAACTCCCACATGTGGGACGGCTCCGCTGAGACGCTGAGCGAAAACCTGCGCATCGCGCGTGAACTGCTCCCGTTGACCGCCTCGAATAAGCAGATCCTCGAAGTTGAGATCGGCGTTGTTGGTGGCGAAGAGGACGGCGTTGAAAACGAGATCAACGAGAAGCTCTACACAACCATCGAAGACGCCGCAGAAACTGTTGAAGCGCTCGGTTCTGGCGAATACGGCCG
The Pseudoglutamicibacter albus DNA segment above includes these coding regions:
- a CDS encoding TrmH family RNA methyltransferase; protein product: MSENQTPSENSTPSQNNSPETPEHVVGVGPWEGPHPKGAHWDPELLAHGDRRNVLDQYRYWKHDAIVADLNSRRHPLHIAIENWQHDFNIGTVVRNANAFNAAAVHIVGRRRWNRRGAMVTDRYMTVMHHPTVEDFVTWTRQENIPILGIDIFPDSVQLETYSLPERCVLVFGQEGPGLSEEMRTAAVDTLSIEQFGSTRSINAGVASGIAMHAWIRQHVFNQHP
- a CDS encoding NAD(P)H-dependent oxidoreductase, with amino-acid sequence DGVVAVTPVFTASMSGLFKMLFDSLDVDSLRGVPVLAAATAGTPRHQLVIDHAMRPMFAYLHATVVPTGVFAATEDFGTEAGKGLAGRIAQAADELTQAMPSFGNTVAGFTAMQQPAGKRGRQRTSGNELTHVVDFATLLEGHDGNPNV
- the fbaA gene encoding class II fructose-bisphosphate aldolase; this translates as MGVATPDQYNQMLDTAKAGGFAYPAFNVTSSQTVSAALAGLAEAGSDGILQISTGGAQYFSGSTVKDRIAGSLAFVAYVREVAKNYPITVALHTDHAPREQIDSWVMPLIEASKAEVQAGRDPLFNSHMWDGSAETLSENLRIARELLPLTASNKQILEVEIGVVGGEEDGVENEINEKLYTTIEDAAETVEALGSGEYGRYMTALTFGNVHGVYKPGNVKLRPELLKEIQDEIGSRLGKDKPFDLVFHGGSGSTEQEIADAVSYGVIKMNIDTDTQYAFTRPVVEHMFRNYDGVLKIDGEVGNKKLYDPRSWGAVAEKSMAARVVEACQDLGSAGKAIK